One Melanotaenia boesemani isolate fMelBoe1 chromosome 8, fMelBoe1.pri, whole genome shotgun sequence DNA segment encodes these proteins:
- the LOC121644029 gene encoding tripartite motif-containing protein 16-like, whose translation MAEREDLLDRETFSCSICLDLLKDPVTIPCGHSYCMNCIKTHWDGEDQKGIYSCPQCRKTFIPRPVLEKNTILAALVEQLKKTGLQAAPADHCYAGPEDVACDFCSARKLKAIKSCLVCLASYCEKHLQPHYESPTFKKHKLVEPSKNLQENICSRHDEVMKMFCRTDQKCICYLCSMDEHKGHDTVSAAAERTERQRELEVSQQEIQQRIQDREKDVKLLQQEVEAINHSADKTVEDSEKIFTELIRLIQKRSSDVKQQIRSQQETEVSGVKELQEKLEQEITELKRKDAELKQLSHTEDHIQFLHNYPSLSALSESTHSSSINIRPLRYFEDVTAAVSELRDKLQDILTDRWTNISLTVTDVDVLLSQPRPKSRAGFLKYSCKITLDPNTANTRLLLSEGNRKVTGMDQHQSYSSHPDRFTKWYQVLSRESLTGRCYWEVEMRGQVSVAVAYKNISRAGDRSGFGCNDKSWSICCYQNIYEYWYNSIITSISGPLPSRVGVYLDHTAGILSFYSVSETRTLLHRVQTTFTQPLYAGLFINPGSSAELCEVK comes from the coding sequence ATGGCGGAGAGAGAAGATCTGCTGGACAGAGAAACCTTTTCttgttccatctgtctggatctaCTGAAGGATCCAGTGACTATTCCCTGTGGACACAGCTACTgtatgaactgtattaaaacccactgggatGGAGAGGATCAGAAGGGAATCTACAGCTGCCCTCAATGTAGGAAAACTTTCATACCAAGACctgtcctggagaaaaacaCCATATTAGCAGCTTTAGTGGagcagctgaagaagactggactccaagctgctcctgctgatcactgctatgctggacctgaagatgtggcctgtgatttctgctctgcaagaaaactgaaagccatCAAGTCCTGTTTAGTCTGTCTGGCCTCTTACTGTGAGAAACACCTTCAGCCTCATTATGAATCACCGACATTcaagaaacacaagctggtggagccctccaagaacctccaggagaacatctgctctcgtcatgatgaggtgatgaagatgttctgccgtactgatcagaagtgtatctgttatctctgctccatggatgaacataaaggccacgacacagtctcagctgcagcagaaaggactgagaggcagagagagctggaggtgagtcaacaagaaatccagcagagaatccaggacagagagaaagatgtgaagctgcttcaacaggaggtggaggccatcaatcactctgctgataaaacagtggaggacagtgagaagatcttcacagagctgatccgtctcatccagaaaagaagctctgatgtgaagcagcagatcagatcccagcaggaaactgaagtgagtggagtcaaagagcttcaggagaagctggagcaggagatcactgagctgaagaggaaagacgctgagctgaagcagctctcacacacagaggatcacatccagtttctacacaactacccctcactgtcagcactcagtgagtctacacactcatccagcatcaatatCCGTCCTCTGAgatactttgaggatgtgacagcagctgtgtcagagctcagagataaactacaggacattctgacagacagatggacaaacatctcactgacagtcactgatgtggatgttttactgtCACAACCAAGACCAAAGAGCAGAGCTGgattcttaaaatattcatgtaaaatcacactggatccaaacacagcaaacacacgTCTGTTACTGTCAGAGGGAAACAGAAAGGTGACAGGAATGGATCAACATCAGTCTTATTCtagtcatccagacagattcacTAAATGGTATCAGGTTCTGAGTAGAGAGAGTCTGACTGGACGctgttactgggaggtggaaatgagaggTCAGGTTTCTGTAGCAGTCGCATACAAGAATATCAGCAGAGCAGGAGATAGAAGTGGATTTGGATGCAATGACAAATCTTGGTCAATATGTTGTTACCAAAACATTTATGAGTACTGGTACAATAGCATCATAACCTCCATCTCAGGTCCTCTGCCCTCCAGAGTAGGAGTGTACCTGGATCACACAGCAGGtattctgtccttctacagcgtctctgaaaccaggactctcctccacagagtccagaccacattcactcagccgCTCTATGCTGGACTTTTTATTAATCCTGGATCCAGTGCTGAGTTGTGTGAAGTGAAGTaa
- the LOC121644034 gene encoding tripartite motif-containing protein 16-like → MVERRDQLNQETFSCSICLDLLKDPVTIPCGHSYCMNCIKTHWDEEDQMRIYSCPQCRKTFIPRPVLEKNTMLAALVEQLKKTGLQAAPADHCYAGPEDVACDFCSGRKLKAIKSCLVCLASYCEKHLQPHYESPTFKKHKLVEPSKNLQENICSRHDEVMKMFCRTDQKCICYLCSVDEHKGHDTVSAAAERTERQKELEVSQQEIQQRIQDREKDVKLLQQEVEAINHSADKTVEDSEKIFTELIRLIQKRSSDVKQQIRSQQETEVSGVKELQEKLEQEITELKRKDAELKQLSHTEDHNQFLHNYPSLSALSESTHSSSINIRPLRYFEDVTAAVSELRDKLQDILTDRWTNISLTVTDVDVLLSQPEPKRRAGFLKYSCEITLDPNTAHTRLLLSEGNRKVTRMEQYQSYSRHPDRFIRWVQVLSRESLTGRCYWEVEMRGIVYVAVAYKKISREGVECGFGRSNKSWCFYCDQNSYYFRYNNIITSISGPRSSRVGVYLDHRAGILSFYSVSETRTLLHRVTTTFTQPLYAGISFGPGSSARMCKAK, encoded by the coding sequence ATGGTAGAGAGAAGAGATCAGTTAAACCaagaaacattttcttgttCCATCTGTTTGGATCTACTGAAGGATCCGGTGACTATTCCCTGTGGACACAGCTACTgtatgaactgtattaaaacccactgggatGAAGAGGATCAGATGAGAATCTACAGCTGCCCTCAATGCAGGAAAACTTTCATACCAAGACctgtcctggagaaaaacaCCATGTTAGCAGCTTTAGTGGAGCAACTGAAGAAGACtggactccaagctgctcctgctgatcactgctatgctggacctgaagatgtggcctgtgatttctgctctggaagaaaactgaaagccatCAAGTCCTGTTTAGTCTGTCTGGCCTCTTACTGTGAGAAACACCTTCAGCCTCATTATGAATCACCTACATTcaagaaacacaagctggtggagccctccaagaacctccaggagaacatctgctctcgtcatgatgaggtgatgaagatgttctgccgtactgatcagaagtgtatctgttatctctgctctgtggatgaacataaaggccacgacacagtctcagctgcagcagaaaggactgagaggcagaaagagctggaggtgagtcaacaagaaatccagcagagaatccaggacagagagaaagatgtgaagctgcttcaacaggaggtggaggccatcaatcactctgctgataaaacagtggaggacagtgagaagatcttcactgagctgatccgtctcatccagaaaagaagctctgatgtgaagcagcagatcagatcccagcaggaaactgaagtgagtggagtcaaagagcttcaggagaagctggagcaggagatcactgagctgaagaggaaagacgctgagctgaagcagctctcacacacagaggatcacaaccagtttctacacaactacccctcactgtcagcactcagtgagtctacacactcatccagcatcaatatCCGTCCTCTGAgatactttgaggatgtgacagcagctgtgtcagagctcagagataaactacaggacattctgacagacagatggacaaacatctcactgacagtcactgatgtggatgttttactgtcacaaccagaaccaaagaggagagctggattcttaaaatattcatgtgaaatcacactggatccaaacacagcacacacacgtCTGTTACTGTCAGAGGGAAACAGAAAAGTGACAAGAATGGAACAATATCAGTCTTATTCTcgtcatccagacagattcatTAGATGGGTTCAGGTTCTGAGTAGAGAGAGCCTGACTGGacgttgttactgggaggtggaaatgagaggaaTCGTTTATGTAGCAGTCGCATACAAGAAAATCAGCAGAGAAGGAGTTGAATGTGGATTTGGACGTAGTAACAaatcttggtgtttttattgtgaCCAAAACAGTTATTATTTTCGGTACAACAACATCATTACCTCCATCTCAGGTCCTCGGTCCTCCAGAGTAGGAGTGTACCTGGATCACAGAGCAGGtattctgtccttctacagcgtctctgaaaccaggactctcctccacagagtcacgaccacattcactcagccgCTCTATGCTGGAATTAGCTTTGGTCCTGGATCCAGTGCTAGGATGTGTAAAGCGAAGTaa
- the LOC121644992 gene encoding reticulophagy regulator 1-like, translated as MLLEKKSAHSSTQLIQAQTEKENVESDLSSMFPKLDSAVCKEMSVSDTEVSDVTWTDNGTFNLSEGHTPQTENSEDLDKEEAFTSDLPEFPSLDNGGTTNGDDDDDLSLGPPSPPSQPQQPIKSKLTPSPHKDQSSDKTLELVNQMAGDVITAAVTAAIQERIEAAVCFMSLSEDPERSRLQESTRLLELAEESDSEVEDFELLDQSELEQLEGELGLGEEKTKLREDEQAKADKPASSGFFSKLLRRH; from the exons ATgcttctggagaaaaag TCAGCCCACAGCTCAACTCAACTCATTCAGGCTCAGACGGAGAAAGAGAACGTTGAGTCAGACCTCTCTTCTATGTTCCCCAAG CTGGACTCTGCagtgtgtaaagaaatgtctgtATCGGACACTGAGGTGTCTGACGTGACGTGGACAGACAACGGTACTTTCAATCTGTCAGAGGGACACACGCCACAGACGGAGAACTCAGAGG ATCTCGATAAAGAAGAAGCTTTCACCAGCGACCTCCCAGAGTTTCCTTCCCTCGATAACGGCGGCACGACCAACGGAGACGATGATGATGACCTCAGTCTTGGCCCTCCCTCACCTCCATCTCAGCCCCAGCAGCCAATCAAATCAAAGCTCACACCTtctcctcacaaagaccagtcCTCCGACAAAACGTTGGAGTTGGTCAACCAGATGGCAGGTGATGTCATCACCGCTGCCGTCACAGCCGCCATCCAGGAGAGAATAGAAGCAGCAGTCTGCTTCATGTCTCTGAGCGAAGACCCCGAGCGGTCGAGGCTCCAAGAGTCGACCCGGCTGCTGGAGCTGGCCGAGGAGTCGGACAGCGAGGTGGAGGACTTTGAGCTGTTGGACCAGTCAGAGTTAGAGCAGCTGGAAGGAGAGCTGGGGCTGGGAGAGGAGAAGACGAAGCTCAGAGAGGACGAACAGGCCAAGGCCGACAAGCCAGCCTCTTCTGGGTTCTTCTCCAAACTCCTCAGACGCCACTGA
- the LOC121644049 gene encoding tripartite motif-containing protein 16-like, with product MEQKDQLDRETFYCSICLDLLKDPVTIPCGHSYCMNCIKTHWDGEDQKGIYSCPQCRKTFTQRPVLEKNIMLTALVEQLKKTGLQAAPADHCYAGPEDVACDFCSGRKLKAIKSCLVCLASYCEKHLQPHSDVAPFKKHKLVEPSKNLQENICSRHDEVMKMFCRTDQKCICLVCVMDEHKGHDTVSAAAERTERQRELEVSRQEIQQRIQDREKDVKLLQQEMEAINHSADKTVEDSEKIFTELIRLIQKRSSDVKQQIRSQQETEVSGVKELQEKLEQEITELKRKDAELKQRSHTEDHIQFLHNYPSLSALSESTHSSSINIRPLRYFEDVTAAVSELRDKLQDILTDRWTNISLTVTDVDVLLSQPEPKRRAGFLKYSREITLDPNTANTQLLLSEGNKKVTRMNQHQSHSSHPDRFITYYQVLSRESLTGRCYWEVEIRGNVSVAVAYKNISRAGYESGFGLNDKSWSLDCNQNGYYFQYNNIRTSISGPRSSRVGVYLDHRAGILSFYSVSETRTLLHRVQTTFTQL from the coding sequence ATGGAGCAGAAAGATCAGCTGGACCGAGAAACCTTCTAttgttccatctgtctggatctaCTGAAGGATCCAGTGACTATTCCCTGTGGACACAGCTACTgcatgaactgtattaaaacccactgggatGGAGAGGATCAGAAGGGAATCTACAGCTGTCCTCAATGCAGGAAAACTTTCACACAGAGACctgtcctggagaaaaacatcaTGTTAACAGCTTTAGTGGagcagctgaagaagactggactccaagctgctcctgctgatcactgctatgctggacctgaagatgtggcctgtgattTCTGCTCTGGGAGAAAACTGAAAGCCATCAAGTCCTGTTTAGTCTGTCTGGCCTCTTACTGTGAGAAACACCTTCAGCCTCATTCTGACGTGGCTCCATTcaagaaacacaagctggtggagccctccaagaacctccaggagaacatctgctctcgtcatgatgaggtgatgaagatgttctgCCGTACTGATCAGAAGTGTATCTGTCTGGTCTGTGTTATGGATGAACATAAAGGCCAcgacacagtctcagctgcagcagaaaggactgagaggcagagagagctggaggtgagtcgacaagaaatccagcagagaatccaggacagagagaaagatgtgaagctgcttcaacaggagATGGAGGCCATCAATcactctgctgataaaacagtggaggacagtgagaagatcttcactgagctgatccgtctcatccagaaaagaagctctgatgtgaagcagcagatcagatcccagcaggaaactgaagtgagtggagtcaaagagcttcaggagaagctggagcaggagatcactgagctgaagaggaaagacgctgagctgaagcagcgctcacacacagaggatcacatccagtttctacacaactacccctcactgtcagcactcagtgagtctacacactcatccagcatcaatatCCGTCCTCTGAgatactttgaggatgtgacagcagctgtgtcagagctcagagacaaactacaggacattctgacagacagatggacaaacatctcactgacagtcactgatgtggatgttttactgtcacaaccagaaccaaagaggagagctggattCTTAAAATATTCACGTGAAATTacactggatccaaacacagcaaacacacagctgttactgtcagagggaaacaaaaaggtgacaagaatgaATCAACATCAGTCTCATTCtagtcatccagacagatttattACATACTATCAGGTTCTGAGTAGAGAGAGTCTGACTGGacgttgttactgggaggtggaaATCAGAGGAAACGTTTCTGTAGCAGTCGCATACAAGAATATCAGCAGAGCAGGATATGAAAGTGGATTTGGATTAAATGACAAATCTTGGTCATTAGATTGTAACCAAAACGGTTATTATTTTCAGTACAACAACATCAGAACCTCCATCTCAGGTCCTCGGTCCTCCAGAGTAGGAGTGTACCTGGATCACAGAGCAGGtattctgtccttctacagcgtctctgaaaccaggactctcctccacagagtccagaccacattcactcagctg